The window GGCCGTCCAGCACCGTGCGTTCAGGCGGGTCGCCTCAGCCTACGACCTTTCCGCCGAGGAGTTCCCGCCCGTGCGTGAGGGACTCGACGCCCTGGAGGCTCTCTTCGATTCGCGAGCCATCTTCCTCAAAGCTGTCGCGAAGAGAGGCGCTCATGGTCGCTCTCGAGGATATGCATCCTGACGTCGCGCGCTACGAGCTCTTCACGGGTGCCGAAGCCCGTGCACCTCTCACCCTCTACTTCAAGCTTGGTTACCGCATCTTCAGGCGAGAGACCGTCGGATCAGGCATCGAACTGGTGTGGCTCGAGAAGCGAAGGGGTGGCGCTCTGCGATGACCGTGCCTACCCGCGTCCCTCGGAGCCTTGTAGACTGCGACGTATGACCGACGACACCAACTCGCTCATCGATTTCGTCACCGCTGTGTCCGGCGAGACCTACCTCAAGGTCGAGGAGGACCTCGGTGACGGCTTCGTACGTCTTCGCATCTCCGAAGCGGAGCGTCGGCAGGCCAAGCACGACATTCGGAGCTTCGAGGACGTCGTCGTCGAGTTGCTTCGCAACGCGCGTGACGCCCACGCTCAGCGCATCTTCGTCGCCAGCACTCGCGAAGGCGATATCCGCACGATGACCGTGATCGACGACGGAGTTGGAATCCCCGCTGGCTTGCATGAGCGGGTCTTCGAACCCCGCGTAACGAGCAAGCTGGAATCGATGGTCGTAGACCGCTGGGGAGTCCACGGGCGCGGCATGGCCCTCTTCTCGGTGCGTAGCAGCGTCGTGTCCGCGTCGATCGCCGCGTCTGACGCGCACAAGGGCACGGCAGTCGTGGTGGTCTCGGACCCGATCCACCTCACGGAGCGGGCAGACCAGTCCTCATGGCCAGTGGTCGAACGCGACGAGGCTGGCGCCCTCACCGTGACACGAGGGCCTC is drawn from Actinomycetota bacterium and contains these coding sequences:
- a CDS encoding ATP-binding protein, whose protein sequence is MTDDTNSLIDFVTAVSGETYLKVEEDLGDGFVRLRISEAERRQAKHDIRSFEDVVVELLRNARDAHAQRIFVASTREGDIRTMTVIDDGVGIPAGLHERVFEPRVTSKLESMVVDRWGVHGRGMALFSVRSSVVSASIAASDAHKGTAVVVVSDPIHLTERADQSSWPVVERDEAGALTVTRGPHNVVRRTLEFACEHPGIDVYLGSPAEILATLHGVARSEFDPTGLLFCDDPERLAVWQRPAASSDAADLVDIARAIGLAVSERTAHRVLAGELVPLDTVVHQVLSDDEPEPVTAQPDIYRDRRGLHIHHTDLGQFKRDLTRAFDSLSERYYLHLRGEPKITIGRDGIRVRFDVDKEE